The genomic region TCGAAGCTTACAAGCGAGCAGTGGCAGAAGTTTCAAATGGCAAAAGCTAATATCACTACCGAGGCATGCAGGAAATACATCAAAGAAGGTAAGGCGCACTCAAGTGAAGAGTGGGACGCTCTAGTAAATGAGATTACCAAAGAAGCCTTACACGGCAAAAGGGTTATTGACTTGATCGAGATAGATTAATAGTATCTATTATTGACACTGAAGCCTCATAGATTGCTCTACAATAGCTTTTAAATATCGTTAACTTATTTTGCTTACGCTATCAACTCTTGCTCAAATTTAACCTCATAGCCTGTTTTACTGAAAACTAAGTTCTCAATGAATGAAGTATCGACCTCATTTAATATAATAAGTCCATCGTGCATATTTACTTGGATATTCTCATTGCCTAAATACTCTTTAACAAAACTCATTATAAATTGCTCTTTATTTTGATAGTACCAAGATATTTGCTCAGGCCTGTTTAATCTATGCGAAGGGTAATTATCAAATTCTAGATTTTCATAAACACACTTAATATCGCTAAGTAAACCTTTATATAATTCATGTGCCTTGAGTTTCTCGATATATTTCCCTGCCTGCTCAAAATTACATTGCATTAACGACATTATATTTAGTCTGTAATCATTCTTTTTCTTTGCTGGCTTATGTTTATGTACCTCACCACCAAACACTAAAGGCATAATCGTAGATTTTATGAACTTTATAGAGTTACCATCACTTCGATGAAATATATCATTAGACAGTTGTTCTCTTACTATTTTTCTATCATTCACCATCATAGAAAGGTAAGGCAGATTGTCTCCAGTTTGGCGTGAGTAATCTTGGCTTAATATTGTATGTGCACAAGCTTCAATATCAATTGACCTCATCCCTTTACATATTTCATTACGGAATCGCTTAGGTTTGTTTTGTATGTGAGCTGATGTGATACCATACATCCTACCTGTGTCGGTTTTACAGTGCTTATAAGGCTGTATAATCTTATTCTCATTCACAAAGCCTTTATGCTTGGCTATATAGAAATGCATATCCAGTGAATCGATGAATTTAACTTCGGGCAAATTAAAGAATGTATTAACCAAGTGTTTGTCAGTAGGAGGTTGTTTAATATCTAACTCCTTAATAGCACAGGATTTCGACCAATCATTATTATCTGTTATAGATCGTCTATAGTTACCTGATAGACTAATTCGCATTTTTATATCCTGTAATGCTTTCTGGAACTCAACTGTAGTCTTCCAAGTTGAGCCATGACCAGCCATTAAAGACTTACTCATTTTTGTGTTACGCCCTACTAAATCACGATATATCAAATTATTAATAGCAGATTCCCTCGCAATCAATTTCTTGTACTCTGTTGCGCCAAAATTTAATTTAAGGTCTTTGTGGTAAAAATAATAAGCACCATCAATAAGCTGATGTTGAATTTCCTCTTTATCATCAAGGATAGACTGCACAAGCCTTATAATACTTCGAGAAATAATTCTATTATTTAAAGCTTTACTACCATCTATGTATTTGGTTAAAATATACATAACAATAGGTTCATCAAGGATATGAGCACTAAACTCAACATCTCTTATTCTACTACAACCACTCATTCCACACACCCCTCTAATCCTCTTCTATTACATAAGGATGAAGTTATGGATAACTTACTGTAAATCATATTCTTATGACTTAAATTAAGAAGTGTCATGATAACCACACTATCTAGAACGAGTTAGCATGTTCTTTAACTTACCCTCTAGATGATAAACCGCAGTTTCAAGTTGATTAATTGAGCATCCCTCAAACAAAATTGTTTTGTGGTGAGTGAAATCTTCAATAGTCAGACCTTTTTTGTCCAGTGGACATCCTTGGTTGATATCCGTGGTGGACATTTTGGGTGGACATCCTTGGTGGACATTTTTAGGTTTCGAAGTGGACATTTTTAGGTGGACATTTTTTATTGTCCTTTGAACTGTCTTGACACTTACATCTAGTTCTTTTGCAATCTGTTTGTGAGTCATAGAAGAAGACATTTCTATGATTTTAATATTCCTCTTTTTTTTATCCATTTTATATCCTATAGGTATTTTTCATGCGCAATTCAACAAAAGTGAATTTTTCAGCGTTATTATTTTAGGGAGTGGGATAACCTCTTTCGAGGTCAGGTCTAACTATAAGGAAGGCGTAATACTCAGCTTCCTTAGCACAGCACTTAAGCTGTTAATCTTTCTATCTCAGAATGTTTAATACGAGTGATTCCGCCTATCTTTACTGCACCTACTTCACCACGTTCAATTAAATTCCACACATGGCGTGATGAACAATGTAACTTATCAGCAACTTCTTTGATCTTGTAGAATTGCTCAAAGTTTGACGTTTCATTACTCTCAAGAATCGAGAGCTTTTGTAGTGTTAAATTAGGGATATGGTCTTTCAGGATATTTTTTGCTGTTTCAAATGCTTGACTCTTATTCATTATACTGCCTCTTGGTTCACTAGGTTTTAAATTATCTCATTGCTTGAGATGTAATTACCGTGCCATGCCATGAGCTATGTTTCTAAGATAACATCAAAGAAATTATACAATATATTTTAAGAAAATGGATGAAAATAGCACAAAATCTTTTTATAGGCTTTTTTTTGCAATTTCCGCAAACTCCATAATACAAAAAGATGATTTTTAAGAACCCCATCAATAATGCTATCTATGCTTTCAGAATTTGATTCTTAATTGTTTCCCAGTTCTCAGAATTCATTTGAGAAACAAGTTTTTTAACTTCTTCGAGACTCATTGCTTTTCCCTCGTCAGATAGTTTCATTATCTGCTGTTGAGTCATTTCTGCATCTATATTTGTGTAATGGCGAGTCATTGCTGTATTACTATGGCCTACTACCTCTTGCACTATTGCTAGAGGTACACCTGCTTTCGCACAATCCGAAACAAATGTGTGCCTAAGACTATGAAAGCCTACTAAACCCAGTTCGTCAGAACTAATCTTTGCATCCTTAAATGCTTTTTTAAAGTCTTTCTTAAGATTGGATCTATGCGACAAATAACGTGAAGATAATGAGGGTAAGATGTATTCGGACTCATCACTATAACCAAACAACTTCAATTCACGTTTAAGCTGTGATATGATAGGCATATTCACGTATTGATTATATTTCGCAGTCTTTGCTGGTTTTATATGAATACTATTTGTAGTAAAATCAATATTCTCCCATTTACATAAAACTGCGTCTTTAAGCCTCATGCCTGTATAAACCGCAATGGCAAATAACAACCTTAATTCACCCTCTGTAGCTTCTAGTAATCTATCAACTTCTTCTTTAGTGAAATTACGTCTAGATGTCCTTTCTACGGTTCTACTACCCATATTCTGAAAAGGATTTGAGTTTAAATTAGCTGTATCCATTAATGTTTTTATTATACATCTACACTTATTAATAATGCGATTATAATTTGAATCCGAATGAACTCTTATTTTTTTTTCATCTAAACGTAATAGATGTTTGCCAAATTCTTTCACATCATTTGCCATGATTTCATGTAGGTATACTTCTTCACCAATAAAGGATACAAATAATTCCCAATGGTGTTTATACTGCCTTATCACCTCATTTGATGGAGTAGGTCTATCTGGCTCAGCAAGAAACATCCGAAAAGCTTCAGCCATTTTTATATCCTTACCTGTGTGCCTATCCAATACTTTTTTAATGGAATCAATTTGCTCTGACTTTAAACCTTTACTTTTAGCTACTGCTTCAATGAAGTCACCTTTAGACTCAAGGTCATTGTGTAAAGCCATGAATTCTTTGGCTTTTATTTCAGCTTCTTCTTTATTAGTTACTCGTAGACTTTTTTGCTTAAGTTTACCATCCATGTAATACTGTATATAATAATACTTACTTTTCTTATTCTTAAAAAGTGTCCCATCACCCTTTCTTCTACGCTGTTTCATTATCTACTCGCTTGGTTTTCGTTATCCTGCATCACAATATAACAAATAACTAGAATTCCCAACTTTAATATGGATATTGATATGGACTTTTTAATTTTACTTAGTAAATACACAGTTTCCTAAACTGTGGGTCGGCGGTTCGAATCCGCCCCAGAGCACTCCCCCTCATACTTGTCCGAATACAGTAGTTTTGCTCATTTCTATACGTCTATAGAAGTTCACTTATTATTATATAGACTCAAATATTCCTATACTCTCGCGATTCATTTTCATTAATGAACTCCTTAAAAATCCTCTCGCACATTAACTACTTCTGTCATAGTGTACATTTTTCTGGAAGTCAAATATCTACCAAATGGTGTTTTAAGGCATAAATGAAATTTTACTAATGAGTACAAGAAGTGCTTTTCTGACCTCAATAGACTCAATATTAGCCCTAATATGAATAATAAATGAATAACGGTAGTGCTTTTTAAGAATTACACATTATTATATCCCTGCACAATATTTCGTGCGTTTTTAATTAAAATATATATGGATTCTATTATGGAAACTGGTACAGTTAAGTGGTTCGCGGATGATAAAGGCTTTGGTTTTATAACACCTGATAGCGGAGACAAAGATCTTTTTGTACACCACACTGAAATTCAAACAAGTGGTTTTAAGACATTGGCTGAAGGCCAAAAAGTTGAGTTTGAAGTTGGACAAGGTCAAAAAGGCCCATGTGCAACTAACGTAAACCCACAGTAAAAAGTTTTTGAGCATCTCTTCTAGGGATGCTTCAACAAACGATTGATCGGACGCCGAAACGGATAATAGCTTGTTTATTCAAGCTTATATACTTAACATTCGGCGTCCTTCATTTTTTATAAATATAGTTGGCACATTGATTCACCCACAGGTGCACACGTCATGTCCTCCAATAAATTATTCAATACTAATATACGAGAACTCAATGGCCAAGCCCAATTACGCATTTGAAAAAAGACAGAAAGACCTTGCTAAAAAGCAAAAGAAAGAAGAAAAACGTCTGAAAAAATTAGCTGCCCGTAATGACAAAGCTAATGGCGAAACAAGCCCTTCTGAAGACACACCACAAGAAGATTAGAGTCGAATTCCATTCCTCTCATAAGCAAAGTCATTCGACTTAGCTACACAAATAACACATACCCTCAGCACCCTATTATTTAATAATAGAATTAAAACATCTAACATTTATTAAATAATATTCTATTTCGCACGCTTATAAGCCTCATTTAAAACTGAACTTAAATAAGCGTCGCTACGAATGACCCTATTTCATAGTTGGTCCCCTGCTACACATCTACATAATTAGATTACTTCAGCAAACGTAAAAGCTCATCGGCACTCATTTTTGAAGCCGTATCTTGCCCGCCTAATAAAAAATCGGCAAACTCTCGCTTACTTCCATGCAAATCAAGAATCTTTTCCTCTATACTCCCTTCACTAATTAAACGATAAACCGTGACGGCCTTATCCTGACCAATTCTATGGACCCGATCAGTGGCCTGATCTTCCACAGCCGGATTCCACCAAGGATCCATATGAATCACATAATTAGCTGCCGTTAAATTAAGACCAAAACCCCCTGCTTTTAAGCTAATCAAAAAAATCGGTACATCCCCTTGCTGAAAATCATTCACTAAGCCTTGGCGTTTTTTTGCAGGCGTCGATCCATCTAAACGCAGATATTCACAAGACTCTTGATCCAAAGCTTTTTGGACAATATCCAAAAAACTTGTGAATTGAGAAAAAACTAAAGCCCTATTCCCCGAAGCTTTGATCTCTTCCACCAATGCCAATAAACGATTAACCTTGGCACTATTTGCCTTAAATTGCTTATCTAATAAACCTGGACTACAAGCAGCCTGTCGCAAACGCGTTATTTCTTCCAAAATAAAGAACTTATCTTGCCCATCCCTCCCACGCTTACCCAAGCGTTCAGCAGCACGAGCGCGCAAGCC from Lentisphaera profundi harbors:
- a CDS encoding cold-shock protein, whose translation is METGTVKWFADDKGFGFITPDSGDKDLFVHHTEIQTSGFKTLAEGQKVEFEVGQGQKGPCATNVNPQ
- a CDS encoding helix-turn-helix domain-containing protein is translated as MNKSQAFETAKNILKDHIPNLTLQKLSILESNETSNFEQFYKIKEVADKLHCSSRHVWNLIERGEVGAVKIGGITRIKHSEIERLTA
- a CDS encoding tyrosine-type recombinase/integrase — its product is MKQRRRKGDGTLFKNKKSKYYYIQYYMDGKLKQKSLRVTNKEEAEIKAKEFMALHNDLESKGDFIEAVAKSKGLKSEQIDSIKKVLDRHTGKDIKMAEAFRMFLAEPDRPTPSNEVIRQYKHHWELFVSFIGEEVYLHEIMANDVKEFGKHLLRLDEKKIRVHSDSNYNRIINKCRCIIKTLMDTANLNSNPFQNMGSRTVERTSRRNFTKEEVDRLLEATEGELRLLFAIAVYTGMRLKDAVLCKWENIDFTTNSIHIKPAKTAKYNQYVNMPIISQLKRELKLFGYSDESEYILPSLSSRYLSHRSNLKKDFKKAFKDAKISSDELGLVGFHSLRHTFVSDCAKAGVPLAIVQEVVGHSNTAMTRHYTNIDAEMTQQQIMKLSDEGKAMSLEEVKKLVSQMNSENWETIKNQILKA
- a CDS encoding helix-turn-helix transcriptional regulator, translating into MDKKKRNIKIIEMSSSMTHKQIAKELDVSVKTVQRTIKNVHLKMSTSKPKNVHQGCPPKMSTTDINQGCPLDKKGLTIEDFTHHKTILFEGCSINQLETAVYHLEGKLKNMLTRSR